One genomic region from Dehalobacter restrictus DSM 9455 encodes:
- a CDS encoding radical SAM/SPASM domain-containing protein yields the protein MSEFKNKIALARSLWANKQIIRVKPSINWFLMKYMGKFRLLNVGGQLVLHSHLPPVNSKAFTRFINEHLLARTEGPSHAQISLTDACPQHCAYCYNKNRSGELLNTAEIKQLIQDLKKMGVFWLGFTGGEPLMNKDLVEIVQSARDDCAIKLFTTGMGITKELAAELKRAGLCYVSISLDHWQEEEHDGIRGCRGAFQAALQAIEIFKGTGVHVSVSTVISRRMLRENQVEKFLAFLISLGIDEAWLSETKPTVEAFWNEAAVLTEEERLSLVHLQDKYNQERKITVNYLGHFEGGEHFGCNAGHKMVYIDAFGEVSPCVFTPITFGNVRDKSAQAVFLEMKAHFPSESCCFMNKNYALLKKHYKGQSPLSKEDTLEMMKEVRFSPLSEFSRLYYKG from the coding sequence ATGTCCGAATTCAAGAATAAGATTGCCTTAGCCAGATCGCTATGGGCAAACAAACAAATCATCAGGGTCAAACCTTCAATCAATTGGTTCCTGATGAAATACATGGGGAAGTTCCGTTTACTGAATGTCGGCGGGCAGCTGGTCCTTCATTCCCATTTGCCCCCGGTAAACAGTAAAGCCTTTACCCGCTTTATCAACGAGCACCTTCTGGCAAGGACGGAGGGGCCTTCCCACGCTCAAATCAGCCTGACCGATGCCTGTCCTCAGCATTGTGCCTATTGTTACAATAAGAATCGAAGCGGGGAACTTCTCAATACGGCAGAAATCAAACAGCTCATTCAGGATCTTAAGAAAATGGGTGTTTTCTGGCTGGGTTTTACCGGCGGGGAGCCGCTTATGAACAAAGATCTCGTAGAGATCGTCCAAAGCGCCAGAGATGATTGCGCCATTAAGCTGTTTACCACAGGCATGGGTATTACAAAAGAGCTGGCGGCGGAGTTAAAGCGGGCGGGCCTTTGCTATGTCTCGATCAGCCTGGATCATTGGCAGGAGGAAGAACATGACGGGATCAGAGGATGCCGTGGGGCTTTCCAGGCAGCGCTTCAAGCGATCGAGATATTTAAAGGCACAGGCGTTCATGTCAGTGTATCGACGGTCATCTCCAGGAGGATGCTTCGGGAAAATCAGGTTGAGAAATTTCTGGCGTTCCTGATCAGCCTTGGAATCGATGAAGCCTGGTTGAGTGAAACCAAGCCAACGGTGGAAGCTTTTTGGAATGAGGCCGCAGTCCTTACCGAAGAAGAGCGTTTAAGCCTTGTGCACTTGCAGGATAAATACAATCAAGAGAGAAAAATCACGGTGAATTATCTTGGGCATTTTGAAGGTGGAGAGCATTTTGGCTGCAATGCAGGCCATAAAATGGTCTATATTGATGCCTTTGGCGAGGTAAGCCCGTGTGTGTTTACACCGATAACCTTCGGCAATGTCCGGGATAAATCGGCGCAAGCCGTTTTTTTGGAGATGAAAGCGCATTTTCCGTCGGAAAGCTGCTGCTTTATGAACAAAAATTATGCGTTACTGAAAAAACATTATAAAGGGCAGTCACCCCTTAGCAAAGAAGATACATTGGAGATGATGAAGGAAGTCCGGTTCAGTCCGTTGTCCGAATTTTCCCGGCTGTATTATAAGGGGTAA
- a CDS encoding FAD-dependent oxidoreductase: MKRVIVVGSGAGGAASAKKLQGKFQVTVLEAGREFKPFSINLSILEKLRKTGLFFDEREIQLLFPSMSVRKTSDSMVMVSGRGLGGTTTLSAGNALRMDKGLKDLGIDLDDEFEELYREIPVTDDHRPKWQNSTKRLFEICTEMDLNPVPLPKLGNYQRCTGCGRCVLGCRYHVKWDSRQFLNAAQDLGAELITGCQVVKLVTEKGLVKGVQAQKGFNSVFYPADIVILAAGGFSTPVILQNSGIECESRLFVDPVLCVAARQKGSLQNKELSMPFAVQREHAILSPYFDYLSFFFHPSWRYPAQDIVSLMIKLADSSAGTVDNKNIRKTLSDIDQERLREEVELCMEILSTYGIKKDTIFLGTINAGHPGGMLPLTADEAVTFHNPRLPENLYVADATLFPESLGNPPILTIMAMAKRVSKIIIDKNSL; the protein is encoded by the coding sequence ATGAAAAGGGTAATCGTCGTCGGCAGCGGTGCGGGAGGGGCTGCCTCGGCCAAGAAACTGCAGGGGAAGTTTCAGGTGACAGTCCTGGAGGCAGGCCGGGAATTCAAGCCGTTTTCTATCAATTTATCTATTCTGGAAAAGTTAAGAAAAACCGGACTGTTCTTCGATGAGAGGGAAATACAACTGCTGTTTCCGTCGATGAGCGTCAGGAAAACCTCGGATAGTATGGTAATGGTCAGCGGCAGGGGCTTAGGCGGGACGACCACGCTTTCGGCAGGAAATGCGCTGCGTATGGACAAGGGGCTTAAGGATCTTGGCATTGATCTGGATGATGAATTTGAGGAGCTTTACAGGGAAATCCCTGTCACCGATGACCATCGGCCTAAATGGCAGAATTCCACCAAAAGGCTGTTTGAAATATGCACGGAAATGGACCTGAATCCTGTGCCTTTGCCTAAGCTGGGTAATTATCAGCGCTGTACCGGCTGTGGGAGGTGTGTCCTGGGCTGCCGGTATCATGTCAAATGGGACAGCCGTCAATTTCTGAACGCTGCACAGGATTTGGGTGCGGAGCTCATCACAGGCTGTCAGGTAGTGAAGCTTGTAACGGAAAAGGGTCTCGTAAAAGGGGTCCAGGCCCAAAAAGGCTTCAACTCCGTATTTTACCCGGCGGATATTGTAATCCTGGCGGCAGGCGGATTTTCAACCCCCGTCATTCTTCAAAACTCGGGGATCGAATGCGAAAGCAGATTATTCGTTGATCCGGTTCTCTGCGTGGCTGCCCGGCAAAAAGGAAGTCTTCAGAACAAAGAGCTTTCGATGCCCTTTGCCGTACAGAGGGAGCATGCTATTTTATCCCCTTACTTTGATTATCTGAGCTTTTTCTTTCATCCTAGCTGGCGGTATCCTGCCCAGGATATTGTATCCCTGATGATCAAGCTGGCGGATTCAAGCGCCGGAACGGTTGATAACAAAAACATCAGGAAAACGCTGAGCGATATAGATCAGGAAAGATTGCGGGAGGAAGTCGAACTCTGCATGGAGATCCTTTCCACGTATGGGATAAAAAAAGATACTATTTTCCTGGGAACGATCAATGCCGGACACCCCGGTGGCATGCTGCCGCTTACCGCAGACGAAGCCGTGACCTTTCATAACCCCAGGCTGCCCGAGAACCTGTATGTAGCTGATGCAACGCTTTTCCCTGAGTCTTTGGGGAATCCGCCGATTTTAACGATCATGGCGATGGCGAAGAGGGTCAGTAAAATCATCATTGACAAAAATAGCCTGTAA
- a CDS encoding GntR family transcriptional regulator, whose product MKLKIEGMKPIYLQIAEWLETEILNGAIGVNEKIYSQYQLAEMYNINPATAAKGLTILAEANILYKKRGLGMFVSADAAKLILNRRKNDTLKNMVIEVIGEAHRLGINTEELITLIKELTEKGSGLSDVCD is encoded by the coding sequence ATGAAATTGAAAATTGAAGGAATGAAACCGATTTATCTGCAAATTGCGGAATGGCTGGAAACCGAAATATTAAATGGGGCCATCGGTGTCAATGAAAAGATATATTCGCAGTATCAGCTTGCTGAAATGTATAATATCAACCCTGCTACCGCGGCAAAAGGGCTGACGATTTTGGCGGAGGCAAATATCCTGTACAAAAAAAGAGGGTTGGGTATGTTTGTTTCGGCCGATGCCGCCAAGCTAATCCTCAACCGGCGCAAAAACGATACGCTTAAGAACATGGTAATCGAGGTTATCGGAGAAGCCCATCGACTGGGGATAAATACAGAAGAACTTATAACGCTGATTAAAGAATTGACGGAGAAGGGGAGTGGGCTGAGTGACGTCTGTGATTGA
- a CDS encoding ABC transporter ATP-binding protein — translation MTSVIECIELTKAYGHVKAVDQLSMHVEENTITGLIGRNGAGKTTLLKLIAGYYHPTSGEIRVFGENPFNSLKVSSNLIFIDDQMSWPVSLSLEDILKAESKFYPDWDRGLAERLLEYFFPNPKQNYHKLSKGMRSTFNMIIGLSSRAALTILDEPTTGMDSAVRKDFYRALLKDYLQFPRTMILSSHLLNETEDILENIVLIKNGELVLQQPVDDLKEMAVGLQGKAEIVTDFGQGRTLYHRETFGNDTVYAVVKNDLSEDDRHRAIKLGIAVSAVSTDDLCIYLTDQKKGGIDDVLSGN, via the coding sequence GTGACGTCTGTGATTGAATGTATAGAGCTGACCAAAGCTTATGGCCATGTAAAGGCGGTTGATCAACTGTCCATGCACGTTGAGGAAAATACGATAACGGGACTCATCGGACGCAATGGGGCTGGAAAAACAACACTCTTAAAGCTGATAGCCGGGTATTACCATCCAACATCCGGTGAAATACGTGTGTTTGGTGAAAATCCATTTAACAGCCTCAAGGTATCATCCAATCTGATTTTTATCGATGATCAAATGAGCTGGCCGGTGAGCTTATCCTTGGAAGATATTTTAAAGGCTGAAAGCAAGTTTTATCCGGATTGGGACAGGGGATTAGCTGAACGTTTACTTGAGTACTTTTTCCCAAACCCCAAACAAAACTATCATAAACTCTCCAAGGGAATGCGGAGTACGTTCAATATGATCATCGGCTTGTCAAGCCGGGCGGCGCTGACCATCCTGGATGAACCGACGACCGGGATGGATTCGGCTGTCCGTAAGGATTTTTACCGGGCCCTTCTTAAAGACTATCTGCAATTTCCGCGCACAATGATCCTCTCCAGCCACTTACTGAATGAAACGGAAGACATCTTGGAAAATATTGTGCTGATCAAAAACGGGGAACTGGTACTGCAGCAGCCTGTGGACGATCTAAAGGAAATGGCGGTCGGACTTCAGGGCAAGGCAGAAATCGTCACGGATTTTGGTCAGGGCAGGACACTTTATCACCGGGAAACATTCGGTAATGATACCGTCTATGCTGTTGTTAAGAACGATTTATCCGAAGACGATCGGCACAGAGCCATAAAGCTGGGTATTGCTGTTTCAGCAGTATCGACCGATGATCTGTGTATTTACTTAACCGATCAGAAGAAGGGAGGAATCGATGATGTCCTTAGCGGAAACTAG
- a CDS encoding CobW family GTP-binding protein: MGSGKTSVLLQLAHSIVNSSERIKETTVAIIENEIGQVGIDDKVLRRNGYEVRDIFSGCICCSLNNDLITGIQDIARKNDPEWLIIEATGVAYPSSISDSIYNNLRMTARIVTIVDASRWQRIRIPLERLIEGQLSNAQIILINKTDLVDEETLNKIENDVRNLNDKAALYRISGMSEIDETILQVIRSG; this comes from the coding sequence TTGGGTTCAGGGAAAACCAGTGTCCTCTTGCAGTTGGCGCATTCTATTGTTAACAGTTCTGAAAGAATAAAAGAAACAACTGTTGCAATTATAGAAAATGAAATTGGTCAGGTTGGGATTGACGATAAAGTATTACGAAGAAATGGTTATGAAGTAAGAGATATTTTCTCAGGTTGCATCTGTTGTAGTTTAAACAACGATCTCATCACAGGCATTCAAGACATCGCGCGTAAAAATGACCCCGAATGGCTGATCATTGAGGCAACAGGCGTTGCATATCCAAGCAGCATCTCAGATTCAATTTACAATAATCTTAGGATGACAGCCCGAATCGTGACAATAGTTGATGCTAGCCGCTGGCAACGGATCCGCATTCCTTTAGAGAGACTGATTGAAGGACAACTGAGTAATGCACAGATCATTCTTATCAATAAAACAGATCTTGTAGATGAAGAAACACTGAATAAAATCGAAAATGACGTTCGAAACCTAAATGACAAAGCCGCATTATACCGCATCAGTGGGATGAGTGAAATTGATGAGACGATATTGCAGGTGATAAGAAGTGGTTGA
- a CDS encoding methyltetrahydrofolate cobalamin methyltransferase produces the protein MIIIGEKINGAIPSVARAIAEKDAGFIDNLAKTQADAGANFIDVCASVEDSLELETMKWLIDLVQEVTDTPIAIDSPHAHICVEAMKFCKKPGIINSVSGEGNKIELVFPVIADTKWECVALLCDDTGIPKTAEKRMEVFRKIMEKAKAHNIAPSRLHIDPLVEMLCTSEDGINMVVDVIKDIKAQYPAIHVTGGLSNISFNLPARRLVNQAFIVLAMNAGMDSGIIAPTNQDLMGMIYATEALLGKDDYCMEYIGAYREELFGQKK, from the coding sequence ATGATTATTATTGGTGAAAAAATTAATGGTGCAATTCCTTCTGTAGCAAGAGCAATCGCTGAAAAGGATGCAGGCTTTATTGACAATCTAGCTAAAACTCAGGCTGATGCAGGAGCAAACTTCATTGATGTATGTGCATCAGTGGAAGATAGCCTTGAACTCGAAACAATGAAATGGCTTATCGACTTGGTTCAGGAAGTTACCGATACGCCGATAGCGATAGACAGTCCCCATGCCCATATCTGCGTTGAAGCCATGAAGTTCTGCAAAAAGCCAGGGATTATCAATTCAGTCTCCGGCGAAGGGAACAAGATCGAACTCGTGTTTCCTGTCATCGCGGATACGAAATGGGAATGCGTGGCCCTCTTGTGCGATGACACCGGAATTCCTAAGACAGCCGAAAAAAGGATGGAAGTGTTTAGGAAGATCATGGAAAAAGCCAAAGCACACAATATTGCTCCATCACGCTTGCACATCGATCCGTTGGTAGAAATGCTCTGTACGTCTGAAGATGGTATTAATATGGTGGTTGACGTTATTAAAGACATTAAAGCTCAGTATCCAGCTATCCATGTAACCGGGGGTTTAAGCAATATTTCCTTTAATCTTCCGGCTAGAAGACTGGTGAATCAGGCATTTATCGTACTGGCGATGAACGCGGGAATGGATAGTGGGATTATCGCTCCAACTAACCAAGATTTAATGGGGATGATCTATGCAACAGAAGCACTCTTAGGGAAAGACGACTACTGCATGGAATACATTGGTGCATATCGAGAAGAATTATTTGGTCAAAAAAAATAA
- a CDS encoding corrinoid protein, with amino-acid sequence MPKMEELKAKVEAGKAKLVPGLVQEALDAGNDAQSILKAMIESMGVVGDKFSSGEVFIPEMLMAAKGMAKGVEVLKPLLAGGSSTSLGTCIIGTVEGDLHDIGKNLVAMMIESAGFEVVDLGVDVPIAKFIEAIKETKNVTLVALSGLLTTTMPALKATVEAIKASGMTGFKIIVGGAPVTPEFAASIGSDAYAPDAGGAAVKAKELVS; translated from the coding sequence ATGCCTAAGATGGAAGAATTAAAAGCAAAGGTTGAGGCAGGAAAAGCGAAACTTGTTCCAGGGTTAGTACAAGAAGCGTTAGACGCGGGAAATGATGCTCAAAGTATACTCAAGGCGATGATAGAATCCATGGGAGTTGTGGGAGACAAATTTTCTTCAGGAGAAGTATTTATTCCTGAAATGTTGATGGCTGCTAAAGGGATGGCGAAGGGTGTCGAGGTGCTAAAACCGCTTCTAGCTGGAGGAAGCTCCACTTCCTTAGGTACCTGCATTATTGGTACGGTTGAAGGGGATCTTCATGACATCGGCAAAAATCTGGTAGCTATGATGATTGAAAGCGCTGGATTTGAAGTAGTCGACCTTGGTGTAGACGTACCGATCGCTAAATTTATTGAGGCTATCAAAGAAACTAAAAACGTTACCTTAGTGGCCTTGTCAGGACTTCTAACAACCACCATGCCCGCATTGAAAGCTACTGTTGAAGCAATCAAAGCTAGCGGAATGACTGGTTTCAAGATCATTGTCGGTGGAGCACCTGTTACACCAGAATTCGCGGCTTCAATCGGTTCCGATGCTTATGCTCCTGATGCAGGCGGTGCTGCTGTAAAGGCGAAGGAGTTAGTTTCCTAA
- a CDS encoding uroporphyrinogen decarboxylase family protein, with protein sequence MNQRENFQVMLDGGKPEFIPLYMELYKVCLLGANQIDQPWNGGLDPFGVNWIATKEGVIPEPNKFLFDDIADWKKYVHFPNIDTLGIEGVAQFELAGCNRDEQIVNVFSTTGLFERLAAFMGFENALCSLIEDPESCQEFFEAMADYKIACHNRFIEVYQPGIITYFDDLATANGLFMSPAVYRSLIKPSHKRIIEAVTSRGVIFAQHTCGRCEEIIEDYVEMGVKIWNAAQISNDLEGIMDKYKGRLIVEGGWDSSGPVSYLGASTEDVIAEALRCAKQYGPKGNYILVPVLMNEKGNSVMVGDDRLGPMIEAWHKVNKL encoded by the coding sequence ATGAATCAGAGAGAAAATTTTCAAGTAATGTTGGATGGAGGAAAGCCTGAGTTTATTCCATTGTACATGGAGTTATATAAAGTGTGTTTATTAGGAGCAAATCAAATTGATCAACCTTGGAACGGAGGACTTGATCCCTTTGGCGTCAATTGGATAGCAACCAAAGAAGGTGTGATTCCAGAACCGAATAAATTTTTGTTTGATGATATTGCTGATTGGAAAAAATATGTTCATTTCCCCAATATAGACACATTAGGCATTGAAGGGGTCGCTCAATTTGAATTGGCTGGCTGCAATCGTGACGAGCAGATTGTCAATGTTTTTAGTACTACTGGTTTGTTTGAAAGACTGGCAGCTTTCATGGGATTTGAAAATGCCCTCTGTTCGTTAATTGAAGATCCGGAGTCATGTCAGGAATTTTTTGAAGCCATGGCTGATTACAAGATTGCATGTCACAACCGCTTTATTGAAGTATATCAGCCGGGTATCATCACCTATTTTGATGATCTGGCCACAGCCAATGGGCTGTTTATGTCGCCAGCTGTGTATCGATCATTAATCAAACCTTCACATAAGCGAATCATCGAAGCGGTGACATCCCGAGGTGTCATCTTTGCACAACATACCTGCGGACGATGTGAAGAAATTATTGAAGATTATGTGGAAATGGGTGTAAAAATATGGAATGCTGCACAGATCAGCAATGATCTCGAAGGAATTATGGATAAATATAAAGGCCGCCTTATTGTAGAAGGGGGTTGGGATTCATCCGGACCGGTGAGCTATCTTGGTGCTTCTACTGAGGACGTCATTGCCGAAGCTTTAAGATGTGCTAAGCAATATGGGCCGAAAGGTAATTACATTCTAGTACCGGTACTTATGAATGAAAAAGGCAATTCTGTAATGGTAGGTGATGATCGCCTGGGGCCAATGATTGAAGCATGGCATAAGGTAAATAAACTATAG
- a CDS encoding PocR ligand-binding domain-containing protein produces MKDQTSQNRIIDFVDIGTLKEILDSFTTTTSLMADIVDVEGISIFPRSGIKKCCRFCRIIYGLKDGNNRCQSAYKRAGKQAAMFGEPYIFRCPSGLIEWAAPIILNGEHVGTIICGQVLMWKPEEFFWIELREMNKSLTTDFQDLFEAVRELPIISGHQVQAAAYLLYVVANYITKAGWENYEQIKEFASQQSMYYAEIENRKILEKQLGSSSGGSLVDENEIMIELYKNEKSAKAYLQTVIFGLRYESHNNLSVVRAKMTELLVILLRVTNQMGLEMSQFLDINNNYIGKIYETNSVENLCVLASIAVDAYLERIKETQNKPLNANIKMMIEYIENEYMKNLSLKAISDSVCLSPGYASRMFKDHMGMSINDYVLKVRIQKAKKLLLNPHYQIQTIAENVGFSDSGYFTKVFKTSEGITPTQFRKYHKR; encoded by the coding sequence ATGAAAGATCAAACAAGTCAAAACAGAATCATTGACTTTGTGGATATCGGAACCTTGAAAGAAATATTGGACTCATTTACAACGACCACCAGTTTGATGGCCGATATTGTTGATGTTGAGGGCATATCTATTTTCCCAAGAAGCGGTATTAAAAAATGCTGTAGATTCTGCCGTATTATATATGGACTGAAAGATGGAAACAATAGGTGCCAGAGTGCCTATAAAAGGGCAGGGAAACAGGCAGCCATGTTTGGTGAACCATACATTTTCCGCTGTCCGTCAGGTCTGATTGAATGGGCGGCACCGATCATACTGAACGGAGAGCATGTGGGAACGATTATCTGTGGTCAAGTGCTGATGTGGAAGCCGGAAGAGTTCTTTTGGATTGAACTCAGAGAAATGAACAAGTCGCTTACCACAGACTTTCAGGATCTATTTGAAGCGGTGCGCGAACTTCCAATTATATCTGGTCATCAGGTTCAGGCGGCAGCTTATCTGCTCTATGTGGTTGCCAATTATATCACGAAAGCTGGGTGGGAGAATTATGAACAGATTAAGGAATTCGCCAGCCAGCAGTCAATGTATTATGCTGAAATTGAAAACAGAAAAATCCTGGAAAAACAGCTCGGCAGCAGTTCAGGCGGTTCGCTGGTTGACGAAAACGAAATAATGATAGAGTTGTACAAAAACGAAAAATCAGCAAAAGCCTATCTTCAGACTGTCATATTTGGGCTGAGGTATGAATCACACAACAATTTATCTGTGGTACGTGCCAAAATGACCGAATTGTTGGTAATTCTGTTACGGGTTACAAACCAGATGGGCTTGGAAATGTCACAGTTTCTGGATATCAATAACAACTATATCGGTAAGATTTATGAAACAAATTCTGTTGAAAACCTCTGTGTTCTTGCTTCAATAGCTGTGGACGCGTACTTAGAACGCATCAAGGAAACACAAAATAAACCCTTAAACGCAAATATAAAAATGATGATCGAATATATTGAAAATGAATATATGAAAAATCTTTCATTGAAAGCTATCTCAGATTCGGTTTGCCTGAGCCCTGGTTACGCCAGTAGAATGTTTAAAGACCATATGGGCATGTCAATTAATGATTATGTGTTAAAGGTACGCATCCAAAAAGCGAAAAAACTTCTTTTGAATCCCCACTATCAAATTCAGACTATTGCTGAAAATGTCGGTTTTTCGGACTCTGGTTATTTTACCAAGGTGTTCAAAACATCTGAAGGGATTACGCCAACTCAATTCCGAAAATACCATAAAAGATAG
- a CDS encoding cobalamin B12-binding domain-containing protein, protein MEKVLVELQEAIEKGQTQMAMDKTKEALNNGLRTDKIIDTAINPAFKDLGLRMFNGEIYVTDVLMSSRAAHASMYVMEPIISRHSGSKKGIVAIGTVAGDLHDIGKSLIVMVLQGSGYTVIDLGIDVTVKSFIEAVRRYKPDVLALSSLLTTTLPELGYIINALTEQGLRSQVKVIVGGAPVTVKYAASIKADAYAANLFEASEAVDDLVNNRIGRFLV, encoded by the coding sequence ATGGAAAAAGTACTTGTTGAACTTCAGGAAGCCATTGAAAAAGGCCAGACCCAGATGGCGATGGATAAGACAAAAGAAGCTCTCAATAACGGGCTTCGAACAGATAAGATTATTGACACTGCCATCAACCCGGCGTTTAAAGATCTTGGATTAAGAATGTTTAATGGGGAAATTTATGTGACAGATGTGCTGATGTCCTCCAGAGCGGCACATGCGTCGATGTATGTAATGGAACCGATAATATCACGACACAGTGGTTCGAAAAAGGGGATTGTGGCAATTGGCACAGTTGCAGGAGATTTACATGATATCGGAAAGTCCTTAATCGTTATGGTGCTTCAGGGCAGCGGGTACACGGTTATTGACTTGGGCATTGATGTCACGGTGAAATCATTTATCGAGGCTGTCCGAAGGTATAAACCGGACGTTCTGGCGTTGTCTTCGCTTTTGACTACAACGCTGCCGGAATTAGGCTATATCATTAACGCATTAACCGAACAGGGGCTGCGTTCACAGGTTAAAGTCATCGTCGGTGGTGCACCGGTAACGGTTAAATATGCAGCTAGTATAAAAGCGGATGCCTATGCAGCTAATTTATTTGAAGCGAGCGAAGCGGTCGATGATTTAGTCAACAACCGAATCGGAAGATTCCTTGTATAG